A genome region from Anastrepha obliqua isolate idAnaObli1 chromosome 4, idAnaObli1_1.0, whole genome shotgun sequence includes the following:
- the LOC129244706 gene encoding putative inorganic phosphate cotransporter isoform X3 — protein MHRVNLSVAIVAMMDRNSTNPNFEEYQWSEKTKSYLLSSFFWGYFLTQIPTSQLVHKFGGKVMLLGSVSLSGLLALLTPLSARIGDWKLLFALRLSQGLIQSGIFSSIHMLLSKWVPPVERGSLGTFCYSGMSFGSIVMMMVSGWIAASSFGWPGIFYFSGLVSLIWGIVWYFLGASSPNDHKWISVEEKLFIESALVTEHEHTSTKTPWLKILTSVPFWVLLVAQSTGAWGFWTLLTQIPSYMKSILGQDIKSNALMSATPYLAYMFLTFVFCALADFLIKRGYTSVNASRKLFNTIGFWVPVVPLILLGYVRADQSQLALGLLVIAVGVTTAGSLGFLTNHIDLSPNYAGILMGLANCAANIMSLLAPLTVGFVVTDVKNVQQWRVVFFIAAGLYFIGNLLFVLFGKTEIQSWNYPKRHKGSRDHIKFETINMDNIKE, from the exons ATGCATCGTGTGAATCTCTCTGTGGCAATTGTGGCAATGATGGATAGGAATTCGACAAATCCGAACTTTGAG GAATATCAATGGTCGGAGAAGACGAAATCGTATCTGCTCAGCAGTTTTTTTTGGGGCTACTTTCTTACGCAGATTCCCACCAGTCAGCTGGTGCACAAATTTGGTGGCAAAGTCATGCTGCTTGGCAGTGTATCACTTAGCGGCTTATTAGCTTTGTTGACACCGCTTAGCGCTCGTATTGGTGACTGGAAATTACTCTTTGCGCTACGCTTGTCTCAAGGCCTAATACAGAGTGGCATTTTCTCGTCGATACACATGCTTTTGTCGAAATGGGTGCCGCCCGTAGAACGTGGCTCACTTGGCACATTTTGCTATAGTGGCATGTCTTTTGGCAGTATTGTAATGATGATGGTTAGCGGTTGGATTGCTGCATCCTCATTTGGTTGGCCGGGTATATTTTATTTCTCCGGCTTGGTCAGCCTGATATGGGGTATAGTTTGGTACTTTTTAGGCGCCAGCTCACCAAATGACCATAAATGGATATCAGTAgaggaaaaattatttatcgaGTCAGCATTAGTGACAGAACACGAGCATACATCCACAAAGACACCATGGCTAAAGATACTCACATCAGTGCCTTTCTGGGTATTGCTGGTGGCACAGAGCACAGGCGCTTGGGGCTTTTGGACACTACTAACACAAATTCCGTCATATATGAAGAGCATTTTGGGACAGGACATCAAAAGCAATGCACTAATGTCGGCTACACCCTATCTGGCTTATATGTTTCTAACATTTGTATTTTGTGCATTAGCGGATTTTCTAATTAAACGTGGGTATACGAGTGTAAATGCAAGCCGTAAACTGTTCAACACCATTGGTTTTTGGGTGCCGGTGGTGCCACTCATCTTGCTTGGCTATGTGCGCGCTGATCAAAGCCAGTTAGCCCTGGGTCTCTTAGTGATCGCAGTTGGTGTGACTACCGCTGGTTCGCTAGGTTTTCTTACCAATCACATTGATTTATCGCCCAACTATGCTGGCATTCTGATGGGGTTGGCTAATTGTGCTGCGAATATTATGAGCTTGCTTGCGCCATTAACGGTAGGCTTCGTCGTCACAGATGTG AAAAATGTACAACAGTGGCGTGTGGTATTCTTCATTGCGGCTGGCTTATACTTTATTGGTAATCTATTGTTTGTCTTGTTCGGTAAAACTGAAATCCAATCGTGGAACTACCCCAAAAGGCATAAAGGCTCACGTGatcatataaaatttgaaacaattAATATGGATAATATAAAGGAATGA
- the LOC129244704 gene encoding putative inorganic phosphate cotransporter isoform X2: MRANLSVAIVAMMDKNTTNPDFPEYKWSEQTKSKVLSSFFCGYICTQLPAGGWARRFGGKVMLMFTVTSSSILSILTPLGVSIGDWQLLCALRFLQGFGQGATIPAMATILAKWSPVEERSSLATYVFSGAQFGTVIMLASSGALASSSLGWPSIFYIPGGLGLFWILIWLFYGASSPSDCKVISEAELSYIEMSLSKHAKREDHEMPNKVPWCKILTSAPFLALLVTHCGHTWTFWTLLTQIPSYMKSVLGKDIKSNALLSSLPYLSMVILGLVCCPFVNALEKSKLISTTVSRKIFNTIGQWIPVITFIWLGYVNAEQSDLAVALLTVTVSLSAITHFGWQVNHIDLSPHFTGTLVGMSNTMANVMSIIAPLVVGYIVIDPTNPVQWRVIFFIAGGFNFVGNLLFITFGTAKVQPWHGEELKVHELKPLNEDLVTVKVTQEEKEEKEREEEEAGLKQLLQLDNKT; encoded by the exons ATGCGTGCCAATCTTTCGGTTGCTATAGTTGCAATGATGGATAAAAATACAACGAATCCTGATTTCCCG GAGTACAAATGGTCAGAGCAGACAAAATCCAAGGTCCTCAGCAGTTTCTTTTGCGGCTACATATGCACTCAACTACCTGCCGGTGGCTGGGCGCGTCGTTTCGGTGGCAAAGTGATGCTAATGTTCACAGTAACTAGCAGCAGTATCTTATCCATACTCACACCGCTTGGTGTGAGCATCGGCGACTGGCAATTGCTATGTGCTTTACGATTTCTACAAGGTTTTGGACAAGGTGCGACAATACCAGCCATGGCAACGATATTGGCCAAGTGGTCGCCAGTTGAGGAGCGCAGCTCTTTGGCAACTTATGTGTTTTCTGGTGCACAATTCGGCACTGTTATAATGTTAGCTTCCAGCGGAGCACTTGCCTCCTCTAGTTTGGGTTGGCCGAGTATTTTTTACATACCTGGTGGTTTGGGATTATTCTGGATCTTAATTTGGCTGTTCTACGGTGCCAGTTCACCCAGCGATTGTAAAGTTATTTCCGAGGCCGAACTTTCGTATATTGAAATGTCATTGAGTAAACATGCGAAACGTGAAGATCATGAAATGCCGAATAAAGTGCCTTGGTGTAAGATATTAACATCTGCACCATTTCTGGCATTACTAGTTACACACTGTGGACACACGTGGACCTTCTGGACACTACTCACCCAAATACCATCGTACATGAAGAGCGTTTTGGGCAAGGATATCAAAAGTAATGCGCTGCTCTCATCCCTCCCATATCTTTCAATGGTGATTTTAGGATTGGTCTGTTGTCCTTTTGTTAATGCATTAGAAAAATCGAAGCTAATCAGCAcaaccgtcagcagaaaaatcTTCAATACAATCGGTCAATGGATACCGGTAATCACATTCATTTGGTTGGGCTATGTGAATGCAGAACAAAGTGATTTGGCTGTAGCCCTGTTGACTGTAACTGTTTCGCTTAGTGCGATAACACATTTTGGCTGGCAGGTGAATCATATCGATCTATCACCGCACTTTACTGGCACATTGGTGGGAATGTCCAATACTATGGCCAATGTGATGAGTATCATAGCTCCCCTAGTGGTTGGATACATCGTAATTGATccg ACGAATCCAGTGCAGTGGcgtgtaatatttttcatagctgGTGGTTTCAACTTCGTTGGGAATCTACTTTTCATCACATTTGGTACAGCGAAAGTGCAGCCATGGCACGGTGAGGAGCTTAAGGTGCACGAACTTAAGCCACTTAATGAAGATTTGGTGACGGTTAAGGTGACCcaggaagaaaaagaagagaaagaaagaGAGGAAGAAGAAGCGGGGCTAAAGCAATTGTTACAACTAGATAATAAGacttag
- the LOC129244706 gene encoding putative inorganic phosphate cotransporter isoform X1: protein MGSKTNLPNFSETKPPYFGTRHVQCFLVFLGLSAALMHRVNLSVAIVAMMDRNSTNPNFEEYQWSEKTKSYLLSSFFWGYFLTQIPTSQLVHKFGGKVMLLGSVSLSGLLALLTPLSARIGDWKLLFALRLSQGLIQSGIFSSIHMLLSKWVPPVERGSLGTFCYSGMSFGSIVMMMVSGWIAASSFGWPGIFYFSGLVSLIWGIVWYFLGASSPNDHKWISVEEKLFIESALVTEHEHTSTKTPWLKILTSVPFWVLLVAQSTGAWGFWTLLTQIPSYMKSILGQDIKSNALMSATPYLAYMFLTFVFCALADFLIKRGYTSVNASRKLFNTIGFWVPVVPLILLGYVRADQSQLALGLLVIAVGVTTAGSLGFLTNHIDLSPNYAGILMGLANCAANIMSLLAPLTVGFVVTDVKNVQQWRVVFFIAAGLYFIGNLLFVLFGKTEIQSWNYPKRHKGSRDHIKFETINMDNIKE, encoded by the exons ATGGGGTCAAAAACAAACCTTCCAAACTTCTCGGAAACAAAGC CTCCATATTTTGGCACCCGCCATGTGCAATGTTTCTTGGTATTCCTCGGTCTCTCGGCAGCCCTCATGCATCGTGTGAATCTCTCTGTGGCAATTGTGGCAATGATGGATAGGAATTCGACAAATCCGAACTTTGAG GAATATCAATGGTCGGAGAAGACGAAATCGTATCTGCTCAGCAGTTTTTTTTGGGGCTACTTTCTTACGCAGATTCCCACCAGTCAGCTGGTGCACAAATTTGGTGGCAAAGTCATGCTGCTTGGCAGTGTATCACTTAGCGGCTTATTAGCTTTGTTGACACCGCTTAGCGCTCGTATTGGTGACTGGAAATTACTCTTTGCGCTACGCTTGTCTCAAGGCCTAATACAGAGTGGCATTTTCTCGTCGATACACATGCTTTTGTCGAAATGGGTGCCGCCCGTAGAACGTGGCTCACTTGGCACATTTTGCTATAGTGGCATGTCTTTTGGCAGTATTGTAATGATGATGGTTAGCGGTTGGATTGCTGCATCCTCATTTGGTTGGCCGGGTATATTTTATTTCTCCGGCTTGGTCAGCCTGATATGGGGTATAGTTTGGTACTTTTTAGGCGCCAGCTCACCAAATGACCATAAATGGATATCAGTAgaggaaaaattatttatcgaGTCAGCATTAGTGACAGAACACGAGCATACATCCACAAAGACACCATGGCTAAAGATACTCACATCAGTGCCTTTCTGGGTATTGCTGGTGGCACAGAGCACAGGCGCTTGGGGCTTTTGGACACTACTAACACAAATTCCGTCATATATGAAGAGCATTTTGGGACAGGACATCAAAAGCAATGCACTAATGTCGGCTACACCCTATCTGGCTTATATGTTTCTAACATTTGTATTTTGTGCATTAGCGGATTTTCTAATTAAACGTGGGTATACGAGTGTAAATGCAAGCCGTAAACTGTTCAACACCATTGGTTTTTGGGTGCCGGTGGTGCCACTCATCTTGCTTGGCTATGTGCGCGCTGATCAAAGCCAGTTAGCCCTGGGTCTCTTAGTGATCGCAGTTGGTGTGACTACCGCTGGTTCGCTAGGTTTTCTTACCAATCACATTGATTTATCGCCCAACTATGCTGGCATTCTGATGGGGTTGGCTAATTGTGCTGCGAATATTATGAGCTTGCTTGCGCCATTAACGGTAGGCTTCGTCGTCACAGATGTG AAAAATGTACAACAGTGGCGTGTGGTATTCTTCATTGCGGCTGGCTTATACTTTATTGGTAATCTATTGTTTGTCTTGTTCGGTAAAACTGAAATCCAATCGTGGAACTACCCCAAAAGGCATAAAGGCTCACGTGatcatataaaatttgaaacaattAATATGGATAATATAAAGGAATGA
- the LOC129244704 gene encoding putative inorganic phosphate cotransporter isoform X1 has product MVSKTNLPNFSETKLPIFGRRHVQCLLLFCGLSTIYGMRANLSVAIVAMMDKNTTNPDFPEYKWSEQTKSKVLSSFFCGYICTQLPAGGWARRFGGKVMLMFTVTSSSILSILTPLGVSIGDWQLLCALRFLQGFGQGATIPAMATILAKWSPVEERSSLATYVFSGAQFGTVIMLASSGALASSSLGWPSIFYIPGGLGLFWILIWLFYGASSPSDCKVISEAELSYIEMSLSKHAKREDHEMPNKVPWCKILTSAPFLALLVTHCGHTWTFWTLLTQIPSYMKSVLGKDIKSNALLSSLPYLSMVILGLVCCPFVNALEKSKLISTTVSRKIFNTIGQWIPVITFIWLGYVNAEQSDLAVALLTVTVSLSAITHFGWQVNHIDLSPHFTGTLVGMSNTMANVMSIIAPLVVGYIVIDPTNPVQWRVIFFIAGGFNFVGNLLFITFGTAKVQPWHGEELKVHELKPLNEDLVTVKVTQEEKEEKEREEEEAGLKQLLQLDNKT; this is encoded by the exons ATGGTGTCAAAAACAAACCTTCCGAACTTCTCAGAAACAAAGC TACCGATTTTTGGACGGCGTCATGTACAGTGTTTGCTGCTATTTTGTGGCCTTTCGACCATTTACGGAATGCGTGCCAATCTTTCGGTTGCTATAGTTGCAATGATGGATAAAAATACAACGAATCCTGATTTCCCG GAGTACAAATGGTCAGAGCAGACAAAATCCAAGGTCCTCAGCAGTTTCTTTTGCGGCTACATATGCACTCAACTACCTGCCGGTGGCTGGGCGCGTCGTTTCGGTGGCAAAGTGATGCTAATGTTCACAGTAACTAGCAGCAGTATCTTATCCATACTCACACCGCTTGGTGTGAGCATCGGCGACTGGCAATTGCTATGTGCTTTACGATTTCTACAAGGTTTTGGACAAGGTGCGACAATACCAGCCATGGCAACGATATTGGCCAAGTGGTCGCCAGTTGAGGAGCGCAGCTCTTTGGCAACTTATGTGTTTTCTGGTGCACAATTCGGCACTGTTATAATGTTAGCTTCCAGCGGAGCACTTGCCTCCTCTAGTTTGGGTTGGCCGAGTATTTTTTACATACCTGGTGGTTTGGGATTATTCTGGATCTTAATTTGGCTGTTCTACGGTGCCAGTTCACCCAGCGATTGTAAAGTTATTTCCGAGGCCGAACTTTCGTATATTGAAATGTCATTGAGTAAACATGCGAAACGTGAAGATCATGAAATGCCGAATAAAGTGCCTTGGTGTAAGATATTAACATCTGCACCATTTCTGGCATTACTAGTTACACACTGTGGACACACGTGGACCTTCTGGACACTACTCACCCAAATACCATCGTACATGAAGAGCGTTTTGGGCAAGGATATCAAAAGTAATGCGCTGCTCTCATCCCTCCCATATCTTTCAATGGTGATTTTAGGATTGGTCTGTTGTCCTTTTGTTAATGCATTAGAAAAATCGAAGCTAATCAGCAcaaccgtcagcagaaaaatcTTCAATACAATCGGTCAATGGATACCGGTAATCACATTCATTTGGTTGGGCTATGTGAATGCAGAACAAAGTGATTTGGCTGTAGCCCTGTTGACTGTAACTGTTTCGCTTAGTGCGATAACACATTTTGGCTGGCAGGTGAATCATATCGATCTATCACCGCACTTTACTGGCACATTGGTGGGAATGTCCAATACTATGGCCAATGTGATGAGTATCATAGCTCCCCTAGTGGTTGGATACATCGTAATTGATccg ACGAATCCAGTGCAGTGGcgtgtaatatttttcatagctgGTGGTTTCAACTTCGTTGGGAATCTACTTTTCATCACATTTGGTACAGCGAAAGTGCAGCCATGGCACGGTGAGGAGCTTAAGGTGCACGAACTTAAGCCACTTAATGAAGATTTGGTGACGGTTAAGGTGACCcaggaagaaaaagaagagaaagaaagaGAGGAAGAAGAAGCGGGGCTAAAGCAATTGTTACAACTAGATAATAAGacttag
- the LOC129244705 gene encoding putative inorganic phosphate cotransporter encodes MDSNSKYESGKKASFFGARHVQCVMVFLGLTVAFTQRVNFSMAIVAMMDRNSTNPDFEEYNWSEQTKSLLLSGFFWGYFMTQIPGGQLAHKYGGKVMMLVSIGTSSILAILTPLSARIGDWKLLFVLRLAQGLIQGCIFPSTHTILSKWVPPEERGSIGTFCFTGVQFGSVVIMAVSGTIASSSFGWPGIFYISGLASLLWTIVWYFIGASSPSEFKWISEDERLYIESSLMTATKPEEEHVPTKTPWVKILTSVPFLVILVAQSTFAWGFWTLLIQIPSYMKNILEQDIKTNALMSSLPYLVNMLLTFAFCGLNDFLIKRDYISIHTSRKLFNTIGFWVPVVPLILLGYMRKDQSNLALCLLVVTIGVNSSAYLGFLTNHIDLSPNFAGILMGVANCMANLMGVLAPLLVGFIVTDTKNVNQWRTIFYVTAAFYFVGNLLFILFGQTTIQKWNYPKEEQEQRDHIKFEPVNVEKAVH; translated from the exons ATGGATAGTAATTCCAAATATGAAAGTGGCAAAAAAG CTTCATTTTTTGGCGCACGACATGTACAGTGCGTCATGGTTTTTCTTGGCCTTACCGTCGCTTTCACACAACGTGTTAATTTTTCGATGGCAATTGTAGCGATGATGGATCGTAATTCAACAAATCCAGACTTTGAG GAATACAATTGGTCGGAGCAAACAAAATCTTTGCTACTTAGCGGCTTCTTCTGGGGTTATTTCATGACCCAAATACCCGGCGGTCAGTTGGCACATAAATATGGTGGCAAAGTTATGATGCTCGTAAGCATAGGCACTAGCAGCATTTTGGCAATACTCACACCACTCAGCGCACGCATCGGCGATTGGAAGTTACTCTTTGTATTGCGTCTGGCACAAGGTCTCATACAGGGTTGTATTTTCCCCTCAACACATACAATActttcaaagtgggtgccaccTGAGGAGCGCGGCTCCATTGGCACCTTCTGTTTTACGGGCGTACAGTTCGGCAGTGTTGTTATAATGGCCGTGAGCGGCACTATAGCTTCGTCTTCATTTGGCTGGCCGGGCATTTTCTACATATCCGGCTTGGCTAGCTTACTATGGACCATTGTATGGTACTTCATAGGTGCTAGCTCACCAAGCGAATTCAAATGGATATCGGAAGATGAAAGATTGTATATTGAATCGTCATTGATGACAGCTACAAAGCCAGAGGAGGAGCATGTACCTACCAAAACACCATGGGTTAAGATACTAACATCGGTACCTTTCTTGGTCATACTGGTGGCTCAAAGCACATTCGCATGGGGCTTCTGGACGCTGCTCATACAAATTCCGTCATATATGAAGAACATACTGGAACAGGATATCAAAACGAATGCATTAATGTCTTCACTGCCATATCTCGTCAATATGTTGTTGACGTTCGCCTTTTGCGGCTTAAATGATTTCCTTATCAAGCGtgattatataagtatacatacaaGTCGCAAACTATTCAATACAATCGGCTTCTGGGTGCCAGTAGTACCACTAATACTCTTGGGTTATATGCGTAAGGATCAAAGTAATTTGGCGCTTTGTTTGCTCGTCGTCACAATCGGTGTAAATTCATCGGCGTACTTGGGTTTCCTAACTAATCACATTGATTTGTCACCCAACTTTGCTGGCATACTAATGGGCGTGGCTAATTGTATGGCAAATTTAATGGGCGTTTTAGCGCCATTACTTGTGGGCTTCATTGTCACCGACACG aaaaatgtgaaTCAATGGCGTACAATATTTTACGTAACTGCGGCATTTTACTTTGTTGGCAATCTGCTATTCATTTTGTTCGGCCAAACCACAATCCAAAAATGGAACTATCCCAAAGAAGAACAGGAGCAAAGAGATCACATCAAATTCGAGCCAGTTAACGTAGAGAAAGCCGTGCATTAA
- the LOC129244706 gene encoding putative inorganic phosphate cotransporter isoform X2, which yields MGSKTNLPNFSETKPPYFGTRHVQCFLVFLGLSAALMHRVNLSVAIVAMMDRNSTNPNFEEYQWSEKTKSYLLSSFFWGYFLTQIPTSQLVHKFGGKVMLLGSVSLSGLLALLTPLSARIGDWKLLFALRLSQGLIQSGIFSSIHMLLSKWVPPVERGSLGTFCYSGMSFGSIVMMMVSGWIAASSFGWPGASSPNDHKWISVEEKLFIESALVTEHEHTSTKTPWLKILTSVPFWVLLVAQSTGAWGFWTLLTQIPSYMKSILGQDIKSNALMSATPYLAYMFLTFVFCALADFLIKRGYTSVNASRKLFNTIGFWVPVVPLILLGYVRADQSQLALGLLVIAVGVTTAGSLGFLTNHIDLSPNYAGILMGLANCAANIMSLLAPLTVGFVVTDVKNVQQWRVVFFIAAGLYFIGNLLFVLFGKTEIQSWNYPKRHKGSRDHIKFETINMDNIKE from the exons ATGGGGTCAAAAACAAACCTTCCAAACTTCTCGGAAACAAAGC CTCCATATTTTGGCACCCGCCATGTGCAATGTTTCTTGGTATTCCTCGGTCTCTCGGCAGCCCTCATGCATCGTGTGAATCTCTCTGTGGCAATTGTGGCAATGATGGATAGGAATTCGACAAATCCGAACTTTGAG GAATATCAATGGTCGGAGAAGACGAAATCGTATCTGCTCAGCAGTTTTTTTTGGGGCTACTTTCTTACGCAGATTCCCACCAGTCAGCTGGTGCACAAATTTGGTGGCAAAGTCATGCTGCTTGGCAGTGTATCACTTAGCGGCTTATTAGCTTTGTTGACACCGCTTAGCGCTCGTATTGGTGACTGGAAATTACTCTTTGCGCTACGCTTGTCTCAAGGCCTAATACAGAGTGGCATTTTCTCGTCGATACACATGCTTTTGTCGAAATGGGTGCCGCCCGTAGAACGTGGCTCACTTGGCACATTTTGCTATAGTGGCATGTCTTTTGGCAGTATTGTAATGATGATGGTTAGCGGTTGGATTGCTGCATCCTCATTTGGTTGGCCGG GCGCCAGCTCACCAAATGACCATAAATGGATATCAGTAgaggaaaaattatttatcgaGTCAGCATTAGTGACAGAACACGAGCATACATCCACAAAGACACCATGGCTAAAGATACTCACATCAGTGCCTTTCTGGGTATTGCTGGTGGCACAGAGCACAGGCGCTTGGGGCTTTTGGACACTACTAACACAAATTCCGTCATATATGAAGAGCATTTTGGGACAGGACATCAAAAGCAATGCACTAATGTCGGCTACACCCTATCTGGCTTATATGTTTCTAACATTTGTATTTTGTGCATTAGCGGATTTTCTAATTAAACGTGGGTATACGAGTGTAAATGCAAGCCGTAAACTGTTCAACACCATTGGTTTTTGGGTGCCGGTGGTGCCACTCATCTTGCTTGGCTATGTGCGCGCTGATCAAAGCCAGTTAGCCCTGGGTCTCTTAGTGATCGCAGTTGGTGTGACTACCGCTGGTTCGCTAGGTTTTCTTACCAATCACATTGATTTATCGCCCAACTATGCTGGCATTCTGATGGGGTTGGCTAATTGTGCTGCGAATATTATGAGCTTGCTTGCGCCATTAACGGTAGGCTTCGTCGTCACAGATGTG AAAAATGTACAACAGTGGCGTGTGGTATTCTTCATTGCGGCTGGCTTATACTTTATTGGTAATCTATTGTTTGTCTTGTTCGGTAAAACTGAAATCCAATCGTGGAACTACCCCAAAAGGCATAAAGGCTCACGTGatcatataaaatttgaaacaattAATATGGATAATATAAAGGAATGA